GAGGTATGATTCCACACCTGGTCAATCAAGACACGCAGACCGCGATCGTGGGCAGCGGTGAGAATGGCTTTAAAGTCATCCAGGGTGCCAAAAATGGGATCTACAGCCCGGTAATCGGAAATGTCGTAGCCGAAATCTTTCATCGGCGACTGAAAGAAGGGCGAGATCCAGACGGCATCGACTCCCAAATCGGCAACATAGTCCAGCTTTTGTAAAATGCCGGGCAGATCGCCAATGCCATCTCCATTGCTGTCGAAGAAGCTGCGGGGATAAATCTGGTAGATGACGGCACTGCGCCACCAGTCGGTATGAGTCGCCATCGATCAATACAAAAAGGTCCACTCGACAGTTGGGCAAAAATGGGGACACCAGCTGGAATGCTCCCCTCGTTCACAGGCATTTACGCCTTCGTTAAGGTGGATGCCAGAATGCGCCCGGCGATCTGCCTATACCTCTGCCGGAACGCCGTAACGATACACAATACACAGCCGCAACGGGCGCTTCTGTCGGCATGACTTCCGCCTCCAGGATATAAACCGTACCGCCCTGTCGGAACGTTTGCATGGCAGCAATGTCTAACAGGTCACTATCACCAGGCTGGGGCGGGTCATGCTCAACCACAGGATTTCACATAAGCAGGGTCGTTGCCCATCGCTTGCAGTTGAGCAGTTGCCTCGTCCAACAAGTTTTTTAAGCGTATTGGGTCTTGCTGGATCTCGGGACCTGCAACGTGGGTAGGCAGGCAAATGGATACGGAGTCATCACTCGCTGACTGACTCAACTTTTGAAAGTCTGCCTGAGATAAAAAATCCATACAGTTGGTTAAGCTTATCTGCTCTACTCTCTAGGCTAGTTAGGGATGGGAGGCATTGACTTCCGTCGGAAGGGGCTGTTGGTTTCTGTCACTGGATAGACTAATCGGAGCATCGCCCACCTTCCCCTTGCAATGGGTCAGGCGCTAGACGACAATATGAAGGCGCTTAATGAGTGTCGTTGGGCATGGACTGACCCCCCATGAAAGGTGCACCGAGGGCATGGTGGCGAGTTCCTGTTATCAACCGTCGGGATTGGCAATGGGAAGACGCCAACGCCGCCACTCAGAACGGTGAATGGTGGCAAAATGCCATCATCTATCAGATCGCCCCCTGGAGCTTCCTGGATACAGACGGTGATAGCAAGGGCGACCTCAATGGCATTGTGGAGCGGCTGGATTACATCGTCAGTCTGGGCGTAGATGCGATTTGGTTAACCCCAATCTATGCGTCACCTATGGATGATTTTGGGTATGATGTCGCTGACATGCGCGCGATCGGGAGCGAGTTTGGCCGCATGGAGGACTTTCAATGCCTGCTGGACATCGCCCATGCCATGAAGCTAAAGGTGCTCGTGGATCAGATCTGGAATCATACCTCGGATGAACATCCCTGGTTCCAGGAAAGCCGCTCTAGCCGTGATAACCCCAAGGCAGATTGGTATGTCTGGGCCGAGCCGAAGCCGGACGGGTCACCTCCTAACAACTGGCTGTCTTCCCTGACGGGAGAGTGTGCCTGGAAGTGGGAGCCCCAGCGACAACAGTATTATTTTTTCAATTTTCTCGATAGTCAGCCGGATTTGAACTGGTATAACGACGATGTCGTCGCCGCCATTTTGCAACGAGCTAAATTCTGGTTAGACCTGGGCGTTGACGGCCTGCGGATTGATGCCGTTAACTATTTCTTGCATGACCGCAGGCTGCGTGATAATCCCCCCCGACCGCATGAAACTCCCTGGCCCGATGGGGTACCGCCCAATCATCCCATCGGTCAATCCATGCTGACCCACAACTTTAATCGACCAGAGACGCCTAATCGGCTGCGGCCTCTGCGGGAACTGGTGGATCGCTATCCCGGTGTGGTGACGCTGGGGGAAGTCACGCTCTGCGAAGATTCCATCAAACTAGCAAGTCGCTACACGCGGGGATGCGATCGCCTACATCTGGCTTATCACAGCGGGTTGCTGGTAGAACAACCGATGACGGCGTCCCTGATGCGGACTATTTTGGGGCGGGTGGCTAATCACTTTGCCGATGGTGGCACCTGCTGGATTGTGGGCAATCACGACTACGGTCGTCTGCGATCGCGCTGGACGGGCAAGGATGTCAACGGGAATCCCTATCCCGACGAGTTTTATCGCATGATGGCGGCTCTGCTGCTTTCACTGCCGGGTGCCTTCTGCCTCTGGCAAGGCGATGAGCTGGGACTCCCGATCGCAGATATTCCTGGCGACATTCCCCCCAGTGAACTCAAGGATCCTTTCGGGAAAGCACTATACCCGGACGTGGTGGGGCGAGACGGATCGCGAACGCCGATGCCCTGGACCGCCGATGCACCCTGTGGCGGGTTTACTACAGCAGCGACCCCCTGGCTTCCTATTCCGGCGAGTCATCTGACGCGATCAGTGCATTCTCAGCACCGCAACACTAAGTCACTGCTCAATACCTGGCGGCGATTGCTGCACTGGCGTAAAAACCAACCGGCCCTGGAAGCTGGCAAGCTGGCCTTACTGGAGGCGAATGACACGGTGCTGGCATTCAGACGTTACTATGCTGACCACAATTTGCTGTGCTTATTTAACATCAGCGATCGCCCTGCCTCTTATGTCCTGGAACTGTGTGACACCTGTGAAGTGGTGCGGCATCTAGAGTTTGACTTTGAGATTGACGAGAACTATGTCAAGCTGTCCCCCTACAGCGCCTTTTTTGGTCAACTCACATCACCGTCCAAACGTCTGGCTAACAACACATCTTATAATGACGATGGTTTGCCGGGATCACCGATTACACTCTGATCGTGGACGCCAACTTGGTCCAGGACACGATTCAGCTGCGTGGGGAGGCGACGGAGTATAGCTTAGGTGCCCTACCGGCTGGGAGTTCGCTGCACCGATTGAAATCGCCGCAGGGTAAGAAATTCTGAAGCAACCTGCACGGCTAGAAGCACAAAGTAAGCCGTGAACACCAGAATAATGGCACCATCGCCCTGGACCACGGCCCAACCCAGCGCCACCAGCGGCGGCACCCCCCCCAAAAAATCTGTACTGACCCAAACCAATAGGTAAACCATCTCGGCAAGGGCTGCGGCAACTGGAAGGATGGCCCCAGTCGCCAGGTCCAGCCAGTAATGGCCAAGAACCTGGTGGCGATCCCAATAAAGACGTCGTTCTCGATCAGCAGGTGAGTACTCAGATCCATGATTCATTCATTAACGTTGGGCCGTTGCCAGGGTCATTGGCTAAGCCTCCCCATAGGGGCTAGACCCATCGCATTGGTGCAGGCCCGATTACGGCTGTGACAGCGTCAACAAAAAGGCCAGATTCTCCGTCGCTTTCAGGGCATGGGGGGCGTGGGCTGGCATCACAATAAACACTCCGGCCTCCAAGGGAATCTCTTCCCCGACTAAGGTTAAGCTGCCTTGGCCGGCTAATCCTTGTACTACCGCATTACAGGTGGAGGTATGTT
This portion of the Halomicronema hongdechloris C2206 genome encodes:
- a CDS encoding alpha-glucosidase, encoding MKGAPRAWWRVPVINRRDWQWEDANAATQNGEWWQNAIIYQIAPWSFLDTDGDSKGDLNGIVERLDYIVSLGVDAIWLTPIYASPMDDFGYDVADMRAIGSEFGRMEDFQCLLDIAHAMKLKVLVDQIWNHTSDEHPWFQESRSSRDNPKADWYVWAEPKPDGSPPNNWLSSLTGECAWKWEPQRQQYYFFNFLDSQPDLNWYNDDVVAAILQRAKFWLDLGVDGLRIDAVNYFLHDRRLRDNPPRPHETPWPDGVPPNHPIGQSMLTHNFNRPETPNRLRPLRELVDRYPGVVTLGEVTLCEDSIKLASRYTRGCDRLHLAYHSGLLVEQPMTASLMRTILGRVANHFADGGTCWIVGNHDYGRLRSRWTGKDVNGNPYPDEFYRMMAALLLSLPGAFCLWQGDELGLPIADIPGDIPPSELKDPFGKALYPDVVGRDGSRTPMPWTADAPCGGFTTAATPWLPIPASHLTRSVHSQHRNTKSLLNTWRRLLHWRKNQPALEAGKLALLEANDTVLAFRRYYADHNLLCLFNISDRPASYVLELCDTCEVVRHLEFDFEIDENYVKLSPYSAFFGQLTSPSKRLANNTSYNDDGLPGSPITL
- a CDS encoding cupin domain-containing protein translates to MANTLLSLTATHTHLQAHIEYPQSGVLSKVLLNTDSCQYTLFCLAAGTEISEHTSTCNAVVQGLAGQGSLTLVGEEIPLEAGVFIVMPAHAPHALKATENLAFLLTLSQP